A single genomic interval of Metasolibacillus fluoroglycofenilyticus harbors:
- a CDS encoding YlxQ family RNA-binding protein has protein sequence MMNSAILQLLGLAARARKVVSGEELVVKEVRTGGAKLVFLANDASANTAKKIKDKCTYYNVEFYVFGDRYDLGHATGKEARVALAITDSGFAKKMSSLLNEN, from the coding sequence ATGATGAACAGTGCAATACTGCAATTATTAGGGCTAGCTGCCAGAGCGAGAAAAGTTGTTTCTGGAGAAGAATTAGTCGTAAAGGAAGTGCGTACAGGAGGAGCGAAATTAGTTTTCCTCGCAAACGATGCTTCTGCCAATACGGCAAAAAAGATTAAAGATAAATGTACGTATTACAACGTTGAGTTTTATGTTTTTGGAGATCGCTATGATCTAGGACATGCTACAGGAAAGGAAGCGCGTGTAGCATTAGCTATAACCGATAGTGGGTTTGCGAAAAAAATGTCTAGTCTACTCAACGAAAATTAA
- the rimP gene encoding ribosome maturation factor RimP: MSKVTSTIEALVTPIIAELNLELVDVEFVKEGRNYFLRIYIDTPEGGIDIDQCAQVSERLSVILDEKDPIEQNYYLEVSSPGAERPLKKEQDFVQAVGKYIYVKTYEPVKDMKEFHGYLTAYTEQGLEMEIRIKTRKINVQIDKEKVAQARLAIDFSDKQI, from the coding sequence ATGAGCAAAGTTACTTCAACTATTGAAGCGCTCGTAACGCCTATTATTGCTGAATTAAATCTTGAATTAGTGGATGTCGAGTTTGTGAAGGAAGGTCGCAACTATTTTCTGCGTATTTATATCGATACGCCAGAGGGTGGGATTGACATTGATCAATGTGCACAAGTAAGTGAACGTTTAAGTGTCATTTTGGATGAAAAGGACCCGATTGAGCAAAATTATTATTTAGAAGTATCTTCACCAGGTGCAGAACGCCCGTTAAAGAAAGAACAAGACTTTGTTCAAGCAGTTGGTAAATATATTTATGTGAAAACATACGAGCCAGTGAAGGATATGAAAGAATTTCATGGTTATTTAACTGCATATACTGAACAAGGTTTGGAAATGGAAATTCGCATTAAGACACGCAAAATCAATGTACAAATCGATAAAGAAAAAGTAGCGCAGGCTAGGCTTGCGATTGACTTTTCAGATAAGCAAATTTAG
- the rnpM gene encoding RNase P modulator RnpM: MAMQRKVPLRKCVATGEMHPKKEMIRVVRSKEGEVSVDTTGKKSGRGAYVSKTEQAVEEARKKNSLGKQLEVAIPEDVYEELLKLIRRESIL, from the coding sequence ATGGCTATGCAAAGAAAAGTGCCTTTACGCAAATGCGTAGCAACGGGCGAAATGCATCCGAAAAAAGAAATGATTCGTGTTGTACGTTCGAAAGAAGGCGAAGTATCTGTTGATACAACAGGTAAAAAGTCAGGACGCGGAGCTTATGTTTCTAAAACGGAGCAGGCTGTTGAAGAGGCACGTAAAAAAAATAGCTTAGGAAAACAACTTGAAGTAGCAATTCCAGAAGATGTATACGAGGAGCTATTAAAGCTTATTCGCAGGGAGTCTATTTTATGA
- a CDS encoding DUF503 domain-containing protein: MIVYAEVEFIIHTAHSLKEKRSVLQRMVTRTKQKFNVSVAEIDHQNVWQRTRLALVTVASSKEAAEREMMHALRYLESNPEWEQLELLRQYL, translated from the coding sequence ATGATTGTCTACGCAGAAGTTGAATTCATTATTCATACTGCCCATTCGCTAAAGGAAAAGCGCTCCGTCTTACAAAGGATGGTAACGCGGACAAAACAAAAGTTCAATGTATCGGTTGCAGAAATTGACCATCAAAATGTTTGGCAACGTACGCGACTCGCACTTGTAACAGTTGCCTCCTCTAAGGAGGCGGCTGAGCGTGAAATGATGCATGCACTCCGTTATTTAGAATCCAACCCTGAGTGGGAACAACTAGAATTACTTCGCCAATATTTATAA
- a CDS encoding PolC-type DNA polymerase III, which produces MTNEQEARTRFLMLLQQLELTDDIYMSLFEEGELTRLSVHKKNRIWCFVIKLQNILPYKVYQLLIARLTEKFSHIATITLTIEATAPVVTEELVLDYWLPTIRQLEDMSPPLKNQLMGQKPQWTGHKLIATTMHEIEQMSLKSKYTDKLSESYQQFGFPSIPLEFQLVEQSDEMKQAHEAFLEQRRQEEAILAQQALEDFAKREKDKADSPNAVLGDRPFQLGAQIKDSETVEIRTVLEEERSIVLEGFVFISEVKVLKSGRSLLEFKMTDYTDSILVKMFSRDDSDAELMAQLSKGMWVKVRGSVQMDTFARDLVVMARDIVEIKKETRKDLAPEGRKRVELHMHTPMSQMDAVTPVDKLVGQAAKWGHPAVAITDHAVVQAFPEAYAAGKKHGIKIIYGVEANLVDSAALIAYEEQHINLENATFVVFDVETTGLSTVYDTIIELAAVKIQNGQVIGRFERFANPHKPLTANIIDLTHITDDMLRDAPEVEDVVREFHEFIGDSIVVAHNASFDIGFLYVAYQKYGISNDKHPVIDTLELSRMLNPTLKNHRLNTLCKRYGVELTQHHRAIYDTEATGELMLHLLKEAHDKGIKYHDDFNRYVGGDDSYKQARPSHCTILAVNEIGLKNLFKLISIAHTETFYRVPRLKKSDLQKYREGLIIGSGCSNGELFETIMNKTPEEAERVAKFYDYIEVHPKPVYSQLIDRGTIHDEWNLEDIIRRLVKLGKKLNIPVAATGNVHYLDETDGKFRQILIGSMGGANPLNRYPLPKVHFRTTDEMLAQFDFLGPDLAEEVVVTNTQLIADMIGDVKPIKDDLYTPKIEGSDDEVTNLTYEMAHHIYGEELPEIVQARIDKELKSILGHGFGVIYLISAKLVKKSLADGYLVGSRGSVGSSLVATFMEITEVNPLPPHYICPSCKHSEFIADGSVASGFDLPNKDCVQCGTPYKKDGQDIPFETFLGFKGDKVPDIDLNFSGEYQPQAHNYTKVLFGEDYVFRAGTIGTVAEKTAYGYVKGYASDNNLTFRGAEVDRLVQGCTGVKRTTGQHPGGIIVVPDYMDIYDFSPVQFPADAQDAEWKTTHFDFHSIHDNILKLDILGHDDPTVIRMLQDLSGIDPKTIPTDDPEVMKIFSTTESLGVTTEQIGTKTGTLGIPEFGTRFVRQMLEETKPSTFSELVQISGLSHGTDVWLGNAQELIKNGTCVLAEVIGCRDDIMVYLIYQGLEPAFAFKIMESVRKGKGLTDEMEEEMRKNKVPEWYIDSCKKIKYMFPKAHAAAYVLMAVRIAWFKVHHPILYYAAYFTVRADDFDLIAMKQGPAVIRTKIDEINAKGLDASPKEKNLMTVLEIALEMCERGMYFKSVDLYRSTASEFIIDGNALIPPFDAIPGLGTNVAKQIVIAREEGEFLSKEDLQRRGRVSKTLIEYMDQLGCLEGLPDANQLSLF; this is translated from the coding sequence ATGACCAACGAACAAGAGGCAAGAACGAGGTTTTTAATGCTCTTACAGCAACTAGAACTAACGGATGATATTTATATGTCGTTATTTGAAGAGGGCGAGCTAACGAGATTATCTGTTCATAAAAAAAATCGCATATGGTGCTTCGTCATTAAGTTGCAAAACATACTGCCATATAAAGTATACCAGCTACTTATTGCACGTTTAACAGAGAAGTTTTCACATATTGCAACGATTACATTAACGATTGAGGCGACTGCACCTGTTGTGACAGAGGAGCTAGTACTAGATTATTGGCTGCCGACAATCAGGCAGCTAGAAGATATGTCGCCGCCATTGAAAAATCAATTGATGGGGCAAAAACCGCAATGGACAGGGCATAAATTGATTGCTACAACAATGCATGAAATAGAGCAAATGTCATTAAAATCGAAATATACGGATAAGTTATCGGAAAGCTATCAGCAATTTGGCTTCCCGTCTATACCGCTTGAATTTCAATTAGTAGAGCAATCAGACGAAATGAAGCAGGCACACGAGGCGTTTTTGGAGCAGCGTAGACAAGAAGAAGCCATATTAGCACAGCAGGCATTGGAGGATTTTGCTAAGCGCGAGAAGGACAAGGCAGATTCGCCAAATGCAGTGCTAGGTGACAGACCGTTCCAGCTAGGGGCACAAATTAAAGATAGTGAAACGGTGGAAATTCGAACGGTGCTTGAAGAGGAACGCTCAATCGTATTAGAGGGCTTTGTCTTCATTTCGGAAGTCAAGGTGCTAAAAAGTGGTCGCTCCTTATTAGAGTTCAAAATGACCGACTATACGGACTCAATTTTAGTCAAAATGTTTTCGCGAGATGATAGTGATGCGGAATTAATGGCACAACTTTCAAAAGGTATGTGGGTAAAAGTTCGTGGTTCTGTACAAATGGATACATTCGCACGCGATTTAGTAGTGATGGCACGTGATATTGTAGAAATAAAGAAGGAAACGAGAAAAGACCTTGCACCAGAAGGACGCAAGCGCGTTGAATTGCATATGCATACACCGATGAGTCAAATGGATGCAGTAACACCTGTAGATAAATTAGTTGGACAGGCTGCTAAATGGGGGCATCCTGCTGTAGCAATTACAGACCATGCTGTCGTGCAAGCATTTCCGGAGGCTTATGCTGCTGGTAAAAAACATGGCATTAAAATTATTTATGGTGTAGAGGCGAATTTAGTCGACTCAGCGGCGCTCATTGCCTATGAAGAACAGCATATTAATCTAGAAAATGCCACATTCGTTGTGTTTGACGTCGAAACGACAGGTTTATCTACTGTGTATGACACGATTATTGAGCTCGCAGCAGTCAAAATTCAAAATGGGCAAGTGATTGGCCGCTTTGAACGCTTTGCGAACCCGCATAAGCCGCTAACAGCAAATATTATTGACTTAACTCATATTACCGATGATATGTTAAGAGACGCACCAGAGGTAGAAGATGTTGTACGTGAGTTTCATGAATTTATTGGCGATAGCATTGTTGTGGCACATAACGCTTCATTCGATATTGGCTTTTTATACGTTGCCTACCAAAAATACGGCATTAGTAATGATAAGCATCCTGTTATTGATACGTTAGAGCTATCACGTATGTTAAATCCAACATTGAAAAACCATCGTCTAAACACGCTGTGTAAACGCTATGGTGTGGAGCTAACACAGCACCACCGCGCTATTTATGATACGGAGGCAACAGGTGAGCTAATGCTCCATCTTTTAAAAGAAGCGCATGATAAAGGCATTAAGTATCATGATGACTTTAACCGTTATGTTGGTGGAGATGACAGCTATAAACAGGCTAGACCTTCACATTGCACTATTTTAGCGGTTAATGAAATTGGCTTGAAAAATTTATTTAAGCTTATTTCGATTGCCCATACAGAGACGTTTTATCGTGTACCGAGATTGAAAAAGAGCGATTTACAAAAATACCGTGAAGGTTTGATTATTGGCTCAGGATGCTCGAATGGTGAGCTTTTTGAAACGATTATGAATAAAACGCCTGAAGAAGCTGAGCGAGTGGCAAAGTTTTATGATTATATTGAAGTACATCCAAAACCTGTTTATTCGCAACTGATTGATCGCGGAACAATTCATGACGAATGGAATTTAGAGGATATTATTCGCAGGCTCGTGAAGCTCGGGAAGAAATTAAATATCCCCGTTGCAGCGACAGGCAATGTCCATTATTTAGATGAAACAGATGGGAAGTTTAGACAAATTTTAATTGGCTCGATGGGCGGTGCTAATCCGCTTAATCGTTATCCTTTGCCAAAGGTGCATTTTAGAACAACTGATGAGATGCTTGCACAATTTGATTTTTTAGGTCCTGATTTGGCAGAGGAAGTTGTCGTTACGAATACGCAATTAATAGCAGACATGATTGGCGATGTAAAGCCGATTAAAGATGATTTATATACACCTAAAATTGAAGGCTCTGATGATGAAGTAACAAACTTAACATACGAAATGGCGCATCACATTTACGGAGAAGAATTACCCGAAATCGTGCAGGCACGCATTGACAAAGAGTTAAAATCGATTTTAGGTCACGGCTTTGGGGTTATTTATTTAATTTCTGCAAAGCTTGTAAAAAAATCGTTAGCAGATGGTTATTTAGTAGGGTCACGTGGCTCAGTAGGCTCCTCTTTAGTTGCCACCTTTATGGAAATTACAGAGGTTAATCCATTACCACCACATTATATTTGCCCGAGCTGTAAGCATTCGGAGTTTATCGCTGACGGGTCTGTTGCCTCAGGCTTTGACTTACCGAACAAAGATTGTGTTCAATGTGGCACACCTTATAAAAAAGACGGTCAAGATATTCCTTTTGAAACCTTTTTAGGATTTAAAGGGGATAAAGTTCCAGATATTGACTTGAACTTCTCGGGTGAATATCAGCCACAGGCTCATAACTATACAAAGGTTTTATTCGGTGAGGACTATGTTTTCCGTGCAGGAACGATTGGTACGGTAGCAGAAAAAACAGCATACGGCTATGTTAAAGGCTATGCAAGTGATAATAATTTAACATTCCGCGGGGCAGAAGTAGACCGGCTTGTGCAAGGGTGTACAGGGGTAAAGAGAACGACAGGGCAGCATCCAGGAGGCATTATTGTAGTGCCTGATTATATGGATATTTATGATTTCTCGCCAGTGCAATTTCCGGCTGACGCACAGGATGCTGAATGGAAAACGACACACTTCGATTTCCACTCAATCCATGACAATATTTTAAAGCTTGATATATTAGGGCACGATGACCCAACAGTCATTCGTATGCTGCAAGATTTATCGGGCATTGACCCGAAAACAATTCCGACAGACGACCCAGAAGTAATGAAAATTTTCAGTACGACGGAATCGCTTGGTGTTACGACTGAGCAAATCGGAACAAAAACAGGAACACTCGGTATTCCAGAATTCGGTACACGCTTTGTGCGCCAAATGTTAGAGGAAACGAAGCCATCCACGTTTAGTGAATTAGTACAAATTTCAGGTTTATCTCATGGAACGGATGTATGGCTTGGCAATGCACAGGAATTAATTAAAAATGGCACATGTGTATTAGCGGAAGTAATCGGCTGTCGTGATGATATTATGGTGTATTTAATTTATCAAGGATTGGAGCCCGCATTTGCCTTTAAAATCATGGAGTCTGTTCGTAAAGGGAAAGGTTTGACGGATGAAATGGAAGAGGAAATGCGTAAAAACAAAGTGCCAGAGTGGTATATCGACTCCTGTAAAAAGATTAAATATATGTTCCCGAAAGCCCATGCGGCTGCCTACGTATTAATGGCAGTGCGCATCGCATGGTTTAAAGTGCATCATCCAATATTGTACTACGCGGCATATTTCACAGTTCGTGCAGATGATTTCGATTTAATTGCCATGAAGCAGGGGCCTGCTGTCATTCGGACAAAAATTGATGAAATCAATGCGAAGGGCTTAGATGCGAGCCCGAAAGAAAAAAACTTAATGACAGTGCTTGAAATTGCACTAGAAATGTGTGAGCGAGGAATGTACTTTAAATCGGTTGACTTGTATCGTTCAACAGCAAGTGAGTTTATTATTGATGGCAATGCTTTAATCCCGCCATTCGATGCTATACCAGGTCTTGGAACAAACGTAGCGAAGCAAATTGTTATTGCACGTGAGGAAGGCGAATTTTTATCGAAGGAAGATTTACAACGACGTGGTCGCGTATCGAAAACGCTAATTGAGTATATGGACCAGTTAGGCTGTTTAGAAGGATTGCCCGACGCCAACCAGCTTTCGTTGTTCTAG
- a CDS encoding proline--tRNA ligase — MKQSLTFIPTLRETPADADVQSHKALLRAGFIRQNASGVYSYLPLAKRVLTKIEQIIREEMEAINSIELLMPSLQPAELWQESGRWEAYGPELMRLKDRHERDFALGPTHEEVITTLVRDEIKSYKKLPITLYQIQTKFRDEKRPRFGLLRGREFIMKDAYSFHASRESLDETYEDMYRAYSNIFTRLGLNFRAVIADAGSIGGKGTHEFMVLSKIGEDTIAYSDSSDYAANIEMAEVIVDYKASSVAQKELEKVATPNAKTIEEVSNFLSVDAANCIKSLVFNVDGELVVVLARGDHEINDIKLKNALGATSVELAEEADIKNLLNCTPGSIGPIKLPVEVKVIADHAIKTIRNGVAGANDDGFHYTNVNPERDFAINSYEDIRFIQEGDPSPDGHGTIKFAEGIEVGHIFKLGTTYSAKMDGTFLDEQGKAQPFIMGCYGIGVSRILAAVAEQFQDDNGFIWPNQLAPYDVHLVPVNLKDETQSQLADELYSILKSYRYDILFDDRQERPGVKFADADLIGLPIRITIGKKASEGIVEVKVRATGETFEWAKEEVVDRLSEFFRTHE, encoded by the coding sequence ATGAAACAAAGTTTAACATTCATTCCAACATTGCGGGAAACGCCAGCAGATGCGGATGTCCAATCACATAAGGCATTATTACGTGCAGGCTTTATTCGTCAAAATGCGAGTGGTGTTTATTCCTATTTACCATTAGCGAAGCGTGTATTGACAAAAATTGAACAAATTATTCGTGAAGAGATGGAAGCAATCAATTCAATTGAACTACTAATGCCATCATTACAACCAGCAGAGCTTTGGCAAGAATCCGGTCGCTGGGAAGCGTATGGTCCAGAATTAATGCGTTTGAAAGACCGCCATGAACGTGATTTCGCACTAGGTCCAACGCATGAAGAGGTAATTACAACATTAGTGCGTGATGAAATTAAATCGTATAAAAAACTTCCAATTACGCTATACCAAATTCAAACAAAATTCCGCGATGAAAAGCGTCCACGCTTTGGTTTATTACGCGGTCGCGAATTTATTATGAAGGATGCCTATTCATTCCATGCATCAAGAGAGAGCTTAGATGAAACGTATGAGGATATGTATCGTGCTTATTCAAATATTTTTACACGTCTTGGTTTGAATTTCCGTGCAGTTATTGCAGATGCAGGCTCAATTGGTGGTAAAGGCACACATGAATTTATGGTATTATCGAAAATTGGTGAAGATACAATTGCTTATTCAGATTCATCAGATTATGCTGCCAATATCGAAATGGCAGAAGTAATCGTAGATTATAAAGCGAGTAGTGTCGCACAAAAAGAGCTTGAAAAAGTGGCGACACCAAATGCGAAGACGATTGAAGAGGTAAGTAACTTCCTTTCTGTTGATGCAGCAAACTGCATTAAATCATTAGTGTTTAATGTGGATGGGGAACTTGTTGTTGTGTTAGCGCGTGGTGACCACGAAATTAATGATATTAAATTGAAAAATGCTTTAGGTGCTACCTCTGTAGAATTAGCAGAAGAAGCGGATATTAAAAACTTATTGAATTGTACGCCAGGCTCAATCGGACCGATTAAACTACCTGTTGAAGTAAAGGTTATTGCAGACCATGCGATAAAAACGATTCGCAATGGTGTAGCGGGTGCAAACGATGATGGCTTCCACTATACAAATGTCAATCCAGAGCGTGATTTCGCTATTAATAGCTATGAAGATATTCGTTTTATTCAAGAGGGAGACCCATCACCAGACGGTCATGGTACAATTAAATTTGCTGAAGGTATTGAAGTAGGACATATTTTCAAGCTAGGCACAACTTATTCGGCTAAAATGGACGGCACGTTTTTAGATGAACAAGGGAAGGCACAGCCATTTATTATGGGCTGCTACGGCATTGGTGTATCACGTATACTAGCTGCTGTGGCAGAGCAATTCCAAGATGACAATGGCTTTATCTGGCCAAATCAGCTTGCGCCATATGATGTACATTTAGTCCCTGTTAACTTGAAGGACGAGACGCAAAGCCAGTTGGCAGATGAGCTTTACAGTATTTTAAAATCATACCGTTATGACATACTATTCGATGATCGCCAAGAGCGACCAGGTGTAAAGTTTGCTGATGCAGATTTAATAGGCTTACCGATTCGAATTACAATTGGCAAAAAAGCTTCAGAGGGCATCGTGGAAGTAAAGGTACGTGCGACAGGTGAAACATTTGAATGGGCGAAGGAAGAGGTTGTTGATCGCTTAAGCGAATTTTTCCGCACACACGAATGA
- the nusA gene encoding transcription termination factor NusA: MSSDLLDALTALEVQKGISREVLIEAIEAALVTAYKRNFNQAQNVRVDLNLDKGTMLVYSRKDVVEEVEDDRLEISVEDAKMINPAYEIGDVLEQEVTPRNFGRIAAQTAKQVVTQRVREAERGLIYEEYVDREDDIVVGTIERQDARNIYVSLGKVEAALPVNEQIQGEVYKPQSRIRVYITKVERTTRGPQVIVSRTHPGLLRRLFEMEVPEIFDGTVEIKSIAREAGDRSKISVFAHNPEVDPVGSCVGAKGARVQTIVNELSGEKIDIVEWSEDPIVFVANALSPSKVLDVQVNEEEKSTTVVVPDYQLSLAIGKRGQNARLAAKLTGWKIDIKSETDARELGIYPSETSTFVPQNNNTAAYDDIEYDLYQDDEE, translated from the coding sequence ATGAGTAGTGATTTACTAGATGCTTTAACGGCCCTTGAGGTGCAAAAAGGGATTTCAAGAGAAGTATTAATTGAAGCAATTGAGGCGGCATTAGTAACAGCGTATAAACGCAATTTTAACCAAGCGCAAAATGTGCGAGTAGATTTAAACCTAGATAAAGGAACGATGCTCGTCTATTCTCGTAAAGACGTTGTAGAAGAAGTGGAAGATGATCGTTTAGAAATCTCAGTAGAAGATGCAAAAATGATTAATCCTGCATATGAAATTGGCGATGTATTGGAACAAGAAGTAACACCACGTAATTTTGGTCGTATTGCAGCTCAAACAGCGAAACAAGTTGTTACACAGCGTGTTCGTGAAGCAGAGCGCGGCTTAATTTATGAAGAGTATGTAGACCGCGAAGATGATATCGTAGTCGGTACAATTGAGCGCCAAGATGCACGTAATATCTACGTATCACTAGGTAAAGTAGAGGCGGCATTACCAGTAAACGAGCAAATTCAAGGTGAGGTCTATAAACCGCAATCACGCATTCGTGTTTATATTACAAAAGTAGAGCGTACAACACGTGGTCCACAAGTAATTGTTTCACGTACACATCCAGGTTTGTTACGTCGCTTATTTGAAATGGAAGTGCCTGAAATATTTGACGGTACAGTAGAAATCAAATCGATTGCGCGTGAAGCTGGAGACCGTTCAAAAATCTCTGTATTCGCACACAATCCAGAGGTAGACCCAGTGGGCTCATGTGTCGGTGCTAAAGGTGCGCGTGTACAGACAATTGTGAATGAATTAAGCGGTGAAAAAATTGATATTGTTGAATGGTCTGAAGACCCGATTGTGTTCGTAGCAAATGCTTTAAGTCCATCAAAAGTATTAGATGTGCAAGTAAATGAAGAAGAAAAGTCTACAACAGTTGTTGTACCAGACTATCAACTTTCACTAGCAATAGGAAAACGTGGTCAAAATGCGCGACTTGCAGCGAAGCTAACAGGCTGGAAAATCGATATCAAAAGTGAAACAGATGCACGTGAATTAGGAATTTATCCTTCTGAAACGAGCACATTCGTTCCACAAAATAACAATACGGCAGCATATGATGATATCGAATATGATTTATATCAGGATGATGAAGAATAA
- the infB gene encoding translation initiation factor IF-2, whose product MSKIRVHEYAKKVNKTSKEVMGQLTKLNIEVKNHMSMLDAVTITKLDSVFQQVAEPKKATPAKSAAKKEGLSQHVQTEARSQSKQQQMKKADKAPNVEQNKASQSDKSNNTKGNQNRNMTQNNNQNSRGKSGGNKNNNQGGYQQRKKPGIHGGKRRPNRGPQQPVQTVQKELPEKITFYESLSVAELAKKLHREPSEIIKKLFMLGVMATINQELDKDAIELICADYGVEVEEEIRVDITDLETHFEQEVSEEEQRERPPVVTIMGHVDHGKTSLLDSIRNTKVTAGEAGGITQHIGAYQVDADGKKITFLDTPGHAAFTTMRARGAKVTDLAIIVVAADDGVMPQTVEAINHAKAAEVPIIVAINKMDKPTANPDRVMQELTEHGLVPEDWGGDTIFVPISALKGEGIDQLLEMILLVSEVGELKASPARSAIGTVIEAQLDKGRGSVATLLVQDGTLRVGDPIVVGHAYGRVRAMVNDIGRRVKEAGPSTPVEITGLNDVPQAGDRFVVFEDEKTARSVGESRAMTAIQAQRSEKQRVTLDNLFEQMSQGEMKELNLIVKADVQGTVEAMAASLMKIDVEGVNVKIIHTGAGAITESDISLAAASNAIVIGFNVRPDANAKRAAEEEGVDIRLHRIIYKVIEEIEQAMKGMLDPEYEEKIVGQAEVRQTIRVSKVGTIAGSYVTEGKMVRDAGVRVIREGIVIFEGELDSLKRFKDDAKEVARGYECGMTIKNYNDLKEGDVIEAFIMEEIKRA is encoded by the coding sequence ATGAGCAAAATTAGAGTTCATGAATATGCGAAAAAGGTAAATAAAACGAGTAAAGAAGTAATGGGACAGCTCACAAAGCTTAATATAGAAGTGAAAAACCATATGTCGATGCTTGATGCTGTAACTATTACAAAGCTTGATTCTGTCTTTCAGCAAGTAGCAGAACCGAAAAAAGCAACACCTGCAAAGTCAGCTGCTAAAAAAGAAGGCTTATCGCAGCACGTGCAAACAGAAGCACGTTCACAATCCAAGCAGCAACAAATGAAAAAAGCGGATAAAGCTCCGAATGTAGAACAAAACAAAGCGTCACAGAGTGACAAATCTAATAATACAAAGGGTAACCAAAATCGAAATATGACACAAAATAACAATCAAAATAGTCGTGGTAAAAGCGGCGGTAATAAGAATAATAATCAAGGCGGCTATCAACAGCGCAAAAAGCCAGGTATCCACGGTGGTAAACGTCGTCCAAATAGAGGACCTCAACAGCCTGTACAAACTGTACAGAAGGAATTACCAGAAAAAATCACATTTTATGAATCATTATCAGTTGCAGAGCTAGCAAAAAAATTACATCGTGAGCCATCTGAAATTATTAAAAAGTTATTTATGCTAGGCGTTATGGCAACAATTAACCAAGAGCTTGATAAAGATGCGATTGAGCTAATTTGTGCTGATTATGGTGTGGAAGTAGAGGAAGAAATACGTGTAGATATTACAGACCTTGAAACACATTTCGAGCAAGAAGTGAGTGAAGAAGAACAACGCGAGCGCCCACCAGTTGTAACGATTATGGGGCACGTTGACCACGGGAAAACATCGCTTTTAGACTCAATTCGTAATACGAAGGTTACTGCTGGCGAAGCAGGTGGTATTACACAGCATATCGGTGCATACCAAGTTGATGCGGATGGTAAGAAAATTACATTCCTTGATACACCAGGTCACGCTGCGTTTACAACGATGCGTGCACGCGGTGCGAAAGTAACAGACTTAGCTATTATCGTTGTTGCAGCAGATGACGGTGTAATGCCTCAAACGGTAGAAGCAATTAACCACGCGAAGGCAGCAGAGGTTCCAATTATTGTCGCAATTAACAAAATGGATAAACCAACTGCTAATCCAGACCGTGTAATGCAAGAATTAACTGAGCATGGCTTAGTTCCAGAAGATTGGGGCGGCGATACGATTTTCGTACCAATTTCTGCACTGAAAGGTGAAGGAATCGACCAATTATTAGAAATGATTTTACTTGTTTCTGAAGTTGGCGAACTAAAAGCAAGCCCAGCTCGCTCTGCAATCGGTACAGTAATTGAGGCTCAATTAGATAAAGGTCGCGGTTCTGTTGCGACATTATTAGTACAAGATGGAACATTACGTGTCGGTGACCCAATCGTAGTAGGTCATGCATACGGTCGTGTACGTGCGATGGTAAATGATATAGGTCGCCGTGTGAAGGAAGCAGGCCCATCTACACCAGTTGAAATTACAGGTTTAAATGATGTACCACAAGCTGGTGACCGATTTGTTGTATTCGAAGACGAGAAAACAGCTCGTTCAGTTGGTGAATCACGTGCAATGACTGCGATTCAAGCACAACGCTCTGAAAAACAACGCGTAACATTAGACAACTTGTTTGAGCAAATGAGCCAAGGTGAAATGAAGGAGTTAAACTTAATCGTTAAAGCCGATGTACAAGGTACAGTAGAGGCGATGGCTGCATCATTAATGAAAATTGATGTGGAAGGCGTTAATGTGAAAATTATCCACACAGGTGCTGGTGCAATTACTGAGTCAGATATTTCATTAGCAGCAGCTTCAAATGCGATTGTGATTGGTTTCAACGTTCGCCCTGATGCGAATGCTAAACGCGCGGCTGAGGAAGAGGGAGTAGATATCCGTCTACACCGCATTATTTATAAAGTAATTGAAGAAATCGAACAAGCGATGAAAGGGATGCTTGATCCAGAATACGAAGAAAAAATCGTTGGTCAGGCGGAAGTTCGTCAAACGATTCGCGTATCGAAGGTTGGTACAATTGCAGGTTCTTACGTAACTGAAGGTAAAATGGTGCGCGATGCAGGTGTACGTGTTATCCGTGAAGGAATCGTTATTTTTGAAGGAGAGTTAGACTCATTAAAACGCTTCAAAGATGATGCGAAAGAAGTAGCAAGAGGCTATGAATGCGGTATGACGATTAAAAACTACAACGACCTTAAAGAAGGCGACGTAATTGAAGCATTTATAATGGAAGAAATTAAACGTGCATAA